One genomic segment of Terrihabitans soli includes these proteins:
- a CDS encoding FAD-linked oxidase C-terminal domain-containing protein, whose protein sequence is MPAPNSAILSRAADIARELRRIVPGEGVVTDPDAKRAFETDGLTAYRQVPLVVVLPETAEQVSAILKYCQNNDIPVVPRGSGTSLSGGAIPLEDGVLLSMTKFNRVLDIDFPNRTATVQPGVTNLAITKAVSDKGFYYAPDPSSQIACSIGGNVAENSGGVHCLKYGLTANNLLGVEMVLMTGEIIRLGGKHLDSEGYDLLGLLTGSEGLLAVVTEVTVRILQSPETARAVLFGFETSEAGGACVAAIIAAGIIPGGMEMMDRPAIHATEAFCNAGYPLDVEALLIVELDGPQGEVDYLIAEVEAIAKHCGAVYIRISQNEAERQLFWLGRKAAFPAVGRLAPDYLCMDGTIPRKQLPFVLSRMKEMSAFYGLEVANVFHAGDGNLHPLILYDGNVPGEFERAESFGADILKLCVQVGGVLTGEHGVGIEKRDLMGEMFNEDDLNHQQRVKCAFDAKHLLNPGKVFPVLHRCAELGRLHVHKGRLPHPELPRF, encoded by the coding sequence ATGCCTGCGCCGAACAGTGCCATCCTGAGCCGTGCCGCGGACATCGCGCGCGAGCTGAGGCGCATTGTGCCCGGCGAAGGCGTCGTTACAGATCCGGACGCCAAGCGCGCTTTCGAGACCGACGGGCTGACTGCCTACCGCCAGGTGCCGCTCGTCGTGGTTCTGCCGGAGACCGCCGAGCAGGTTTCCGCCATTCTGAAATATTGCCAGAACAACGACATCCCCGTTGTGCCGCGCGGCTCGGGCACATCTTTGTCCGGCGGCGCCATCCCGCTCGAAGACGGCGTTCTTCTGTCGATGACGAAGTTCAACCGCGTTCTCGACATCGATTTTCCGAACCGCACCGCAACCGTTCAGCCGGGCGTCACCAATCTCGCCATCACCAAAGCCGTTTCAGACAAAGGCTTCTATTACGCGCCCGATCCGTCTTCCCAGATCGCCTGCTCGATCGGCGGCAATGTCGCGGAAAATTCCGGCGGCGTGCATTGCCTGAAATACGGGCTGACGGCGAACAATCTTCTCGGCGTCGAAATGGTGCTGATGACGGGCGAGATCATCCGCCTCGGCGGCAAGCATCTCGACTCGGAGGGTTACGATCTTCTCGGCCTCCTCACAGGTTCGGAAGGCCTTCTCGCCGTCGTCACCGAAGTCACTGTGCGTATTCTGCAATCGCCGGAGACGGCGCGCGCCGTCCTCTTCGGCTTCGAAACTTCGGAAGCGGGCGGCGCCTGCGTCGCTGCGATCATCGCCGCCGGCATCATTCCCGGCGGCATGGAAATGATGGACCGGCCGGCGATCCATGCAACGGAAGCTTTCTGCAATGCCGGCTATCCGCTCGATGTCGAGGCGCTGCTGATCGTCGAGCTCGACGGCCCGCAGGGCGAAGTCGATTATTTGATCGCCGAGGTCGAAGCCATCGCCAAACATTGCGGCGCCGTTTATATCCGCATCTCGCAGAACGAGGCCGAACGCCAGCTTTTCTGGCTCGGCCGTAAGGCGGCTTTTCCCGCCGTCGGCCGTCTCGCGCCGGATTATCTGTGTATGGACGGAACCATCCCGCGCAAGCAGCTGCCCTTCGTTCTGTCGCGCATGAAGGAGATGTCGGCCTTTTACGGGCTCGAGGTCGCCAATGTCTTCCATGCCGGCGACGGCAATCTCCATCCTCTGATCCTTTACGACGGCAATGTACCGGGCGAATTTGAACGCGCCGAAAGCTTCGGCGCCGATATTCTGAAGCTCTGCGTCCAGGTTGGCGGAGTTCTGACCGGCGAACACGGCGTCGGCATCGAAAAGCGCGACCTGATGGGCGAGATGTTCAACGAAGACGATCTCAATCATCAGCAACGCGTGAAATGCGCCTTCGATGCGAAGCATCTTCTCAATCCCGGCAAAGTCTTTCCGGTGCTGCACCGGTGCGCCGAACTCGGGCGTTTGCATGTCCACAAGGGGCGCCTGCCGCACCCCGAACTCCCGCGCTTCTGA
- a CDS encoding alpha-hydroxy acid oxidase, with the protein MTVITTIDDLREIAKRKIPRAIFDYADGGAYMETTLRANRADLLAIKLRQRVLIDVAERSLASSFVGQPAAMPLAIGPTGLAGLFHVDGEICGARAAEKFGIPFCLSTVSICSIEDVRASTQKPFWFQLYVMKDRGFATSLIERAKAAECSALVLTLDQQIQGQRHRDIKNGLTVPPRLTFANALNMLTKPGWALPMLKGKRKNFGNLQGYIPDSGVTVLAQWIASQLDASLSWKDVAWIRSLWPGKLILKGVLDAEDAKIAASSGADAIIVSNHGGRQLDGARSTISVLPEVVEAVDGKIEVLFDGGVRSGQDILKARALGAQGCLIGRAFLYSLAAGGEAGVSRALEIIAKELDISMALTGTRNVDEIGPHTLARGP; encoded by the coding sequence ATGACCGTCATCACGACGATCGACGATCTGCGCGAGATCGCGAAGAGGAAAATCCCGCGCGCGATCTTCGACTATGCCGATGGCGGCGCCTATATGGAAACGACACTCAGGGCCAACCGCGCCGACCTTCTGGCGATCAAACTTCGCCAGCGCGTTCTGATCGATGTCGCGGAACGCAGCCTGGCTTCAAGCTTTGTCGGCCAGCCCGCGGCGATGCCGCTCGCCATCGGACCGACGGGCCTTGCCGGTCTCTTTCATGTCGACGGCGAAATCTGCGGCGCGCGGGCCGCCGAGAAGTTCGGCATCCCGTTCTGTCTCTCCACCGTCTCGATCTGCTCCATCGAGGATGTGCGGGCGAGCACGCAAAAGCCGTTCTGGTTCCAGCTTTACGTCATGAAGGATCGCGGCTTTGCGACCTCGCTGATCGAACGGGCGAAAGCCGCCGAATGTTCGGCGCTCGTATTGACGCTCGATCAACAGATCCAGGGCCAGCGCCACCGCGACATCAAGAACGGGCTGACGGTTCCGCCGCGGCTGACCTTCGCCAACGCCCTGAACATGCTGACCAAGCCCGGCTGGGCGCTGCCGATGCTGAAGGGCAAGCGCAAGAATTTCGGCAATCTTCAGGGCTATATCCCCGATAGCGGCGTGACCGTGCTGGCGCAATGGATCGCAAGCCAGCTCGATGCTTCGCTGTCCTGGAAGGATGTCGCGTGGATACGCTCGCTCTGGCCCGGGAAGCTGATCCTGAAAGGCGTGCTCGATGCGGAAGATGCGAAGATCGCGGCCTCCTCAGGTGCCGATGCGATCATCGTCTCGAACCATGGCGGCCGCCAGCTCGACGGCGCGCGATCGACGATTTCCGTTCTGCCGGAGGTCGTTGAGGCCGTAGACGGGAAGATCGAGGTCCTGTTCGACGGCGGCGTGCGCTCGGGACAGGATATTCTGAAAGCCCGTGCGCTTGGCGCGCAGGGCTGCCTGATCGGCCGCGCTTTCCTTTATTCGCTTGCGGCGGGCGGCGAAGCAGGCGTTTCCCGGGCGCTCGAGATTATCGCCAAGGAACTCGATATCTCGATGGCGCTGACCGGCACGCGGAACGTGGACGAAATCGGCCCGCACACGTTGGCGCGCGGCCCTTAA
- a CDS encoding TRAP transporter large permease — MLFGLEGAELGILMLVAFIFCIMLGFPIAFTLMALGVGAGYLAMGDHILPLAVQRTYSVMTNDVLLSVPLFTFMGYVIDRANILDRMFKALQLAVGGVPASLAVVSMLVCCLWGIASGIVGAVVTLMGLLALPAMLRAKYDVKLATGTICAGGTLGILIPPSVMLILYAATAGVSPVKLYAAAFIPGFGLTAAYIVYIVAVGIIWPEKAPRLPKEERDVPMSTIAWELLVSFLPLTVLTVLVLWVIFAGVATATESAAIGAVGALVLALMYRALTFEKLKEAVYLTARTTAMVCWLFVGSAIFSAVFAYLGGQAYVEQFVVGLDLPPWGFLIMAQVIIFLLGWPLEWTEIIIIFLPIFLPLLDHFGIDPLFFGVLVALNLQTSFLSPPVAMAPFYLKGVAPPEVNINDIFKGVYPFIAIVIMFMVALYIWPEMALWLPKYWYG; from the coding sequence ATGTTGTTCGGTCTGGAGGGCGCCGAACTCGGCATCTTGATGCTGGTCGCGTTCATTTTCTGCATCATGCTGGGCTTCCCCATCGCGTTCACCCTGATGGCGCTCGGCGTCGGTGCGGGCTATCTCGCAATGGGCGATCACATTCTGCCGCTGGCGGTGCAGCGCACCTACTCCGTCATGACGAATGACGTTCTTCTGTCGGTGCCGCTGTTCACTTTCATGGGCTATGTCATCGACCGGGCCAATATTCTCGATCGAATGTTCAAAGCGCTTCAGCTTGCCGTTGGCGGCGTGCCGGCTTCGCTCGCTGTCGTCTCGATGCTGGTCTGCTGCCTCTGGGGCATCGCGTCCGGCATTGTCGGCGCGGTCGTGACCTTGATGGGCCTTCTCGCGCTGCCGGCGATGCTGCGCGCCAAATACGATGTGAAGCTTGCGACCGGCACGATCTGCGCCGGCGGCACGCTCGGCATTCTTATTCCGCCGAGCGTCATGCTCATTCTCTATGCCGCGACGGCTGGCGTCTCGCCGGTCAAGCTTTACGCCGCGGCCTTCATTCCGGGCTTCGGCCTGACGGCGGCCTACATCGTCTACATCGTTGCGGTCGGCATCATCTGGCCGGAAAAAGCGCCGCGCCTGCCGAAGGAAGAACGCGATGTGCCGATGAGCACCATCGCCTGGGAGCTTCTCGTCTCCTTCCTGCCGCTGACGGTGCTCACCGTTCTTGTTCTCTGGGTGATTTTTGCGGGCGTTGCGACCGCAACGGAATCCGCCGCCATCGGCGCGGTCGGCGCGCTCGTTCTTGCATTGATGTATCGCGCGCTGACCTTCGAGAAACTGAAAGAGGCCGTGTATCTGACGGCGCGCACCACGGCCATGGTGTGCTGGCTGTTCGTCGGCTCCGCCATTTTCTCCGCCGTTTTCGCCTATCTCGGCGGCCAGGCCTATGTCGAGCAGTTCGTCGTCGGTCTCGATCTGCCGCCCTGGGGCTTCCTCATCATGGCGCAGGTGATCATCTTCCTGCTCGGCTGGCCGCTGGAATGGACGGAGATCATCATCATCTTCCTGCCGATCTTCCTGCCGCTGCTCGACCATTTCGGCATCGATCCGCTGTTCTTCGGCGTGCTTGTCGCCCTGAACCTGCAGACCTCGTTCTTGTCGCCGCCGGTCGCCATGGCACCCTTCTATCTGAAGGGCGTGGCGCCGCCGGAAGTGAACATCAACGACATCTTCAAAGGTGTTTATCCCTTCATCGCCATCGTGATCATGTTCATGGTCGCGCTGTATATCTGGCCGGAAATGGCGCTGTGGCTGCCGAAATACTGGTACGGCTAG
- a CDS encoding TRAP transporter substrate-binding protein, with protein MSDKIAKAGDPSDTKVKRRDFLTGAAGIAVGGAVLAAPNVARAQAAITLKFQSTWPNKDIFHEYATDFVNRVNAIGEGKVKIELLQAGAVVPAFGVLDAVNTGVLDGGHGVSAYWYGKNKAFSLFGTAPPFGWRANQYLGWLHYGGGNALYNELLQDIMKVNVVGFQSGPMPTQPLGWFKNEIKTPDDLKGIKYRTVGLAADLYKELGTAVTILPGGEIVPALDRGLIDGAEFNNPSSDRVLGFADVSKTYMVQSYHQALEAFEILFNKTKYDGLPKEVQAMIKTSAEAASADMSWKQQERYSKDLQALKDAGVKVIQTPKPVLEAQLAAWDKVIANASADPFFKKVIDSQKAWAKRVVGLQFEIEVDQQMAYDHFFKA; from the coding sequence ATGAGTGACAAGATCGCTAAGGCCGGAGACCCGTCCGATACCAAGGTCAAACGGCGTGACTTTCTGACAGGTGCGGCGGGCATTGCGGTAGGCGGAGCGGTCCTTGCGGCGCCCAATGTGGCGCGCGCTCAGGCGGCGATTACGCTGAAGTTCCAGTCGACCTGGCCGAACAAGGACATCTTCCACGAATACGCGACCGATTTCGTCAATCGCGTCAATGCGATCGGCGAAGGCAAGGTCAAGATCGAGCTGCTGCAGGCAGGCGCCGTCGTGCCGGCTTTCGGTGTGCTCGATGCGGTGAATACGGGCGTGCTCGATGGCGGCCACGGCGTGTCCGCGTATTGGTACGGCAAGAACAAGGCCTTCTCGCTGTTCGGCACCGCGCCGCCTTTCGGCTGGCGCGCCAATCAATATCTCGGCTGGCTCCATTATGGCGGCGGCAACGCACTCTACAACGAGCTCCTTCAGGACATCATGAAGGTCAATGTCGTCGGCTTCCAATCGGGACCGATGCCGACCCAGCCGCTCGGCTGGTTCAAGAACGAGATCAAGACGCCCGACGATCTCAAGGGCATCAAATACCGCACGGTGGGTCTTGCGGCCGACCTCTACAAGGAACTCGGCACGGCGGTCACGATCCTGCCCGGCGGCGAAATCGTCCCGGCGCTCGATCGCGGCCTGATCGACGGTGCGGAATTCAACAATCCCTCGTCCGACCGCGTGCTCGGCTTTGCGGACGTCTCGAAGACCTACATGGTCCAGTCCTATCATCAGGCGCTGGAAGCCTTCGAAATCCTGTTCAACAAGACGAAATATGACGGCCTGCCGAAGGAAGTGCAGGCCATGATCAAGACATCTGCGGAAGCCGCTTCCGCCGACATGTCGTGGAAGCAGCAGGAGCGCTATTCGAAGGATCTTCAGGCGCTCAAGGATGCAGGCGTGAAGGTGATCCAGACGCCCAAGCCCGTGCTCGAAGCGCAGCTTGCCGCATGGGACAAGGTCATCGCCAATGCCTCTGCCGATCCCTTCTTCAAGAAGGTGATCGACAGCCAGAAAGCCTGGGCGAAGCGCGTTGTCGGTCTGCAGTTCGAGATCGAGGTCGATCAGCAGATGGCCTACGACCACTTCTTCAAGGCCTAA
- a CDS encoding 2-hydroxyacid dehydrogenase — MAKPDILMLTPMRPLVEKTLAQHVTLHRFWDAPDKEKLLSDVGPRITGIVSFVASCPRSLIEKLPKLEIIATSAVGYDGIDVKAAAERGIVVTNTPDVLTDEVADLTLGLLLATVREIPRAEKYLRDGQWPKGPYHLTATLRGRKAGIIGLGRIGKAIAERLEGFGTQISYHGRRKQADVAYPYFPSVAELAKAVDVLIAIMPGGADTKHLIGAAEFEALGPNGIFINVARGSVVDETALIAALKSGKILAAGLDVFENEPNVPAELIALPNTVLLPHVASASVYTRDEMAQLAVDNLLAWLAGKPPLTPVPETPSPR, encoded by the coding sequence ATGGCAAAGCCCGATATCCTGATGCTTACTCCGATGCGGCCGCTGGTCGAAAAGACCCTCGCGCAGCACGTCACTTTGCACCGATTCTGGGATGCACCGGACAAAGAAAAGCTGCTGAGCGATGTCGGCCCACGCATTACGGGTATCGTTTCCTTTGTTGCATCCTGTCCGCGCAGTCTGATCGAGAAACTGCCGAAGCTTGAGATCATCGCGACTTCGGCTGTCGGCTATGACGGCATCGATGTTAAAGCTGCCGCCGAACGCGGGATCGTCGTGACGAACACGCCCGACGTCCTGACCGACGAAGTCGCCGACCTTACTTTGGGTCTTCTTCTGGCGACGGTGCGCGAAATTCCGCGCGCCGAGAAATATCTGCGCGACGGACAATGGCCGAAAGGACCTTATCATCTCACCGCTACTTTGCGCGGACGCAAAGCCGGCATCATCGGCCTCGGCCGCATCGGCAAGGCCATCGCCGAGCGGCTCGAAGGCTTCGGCACGCAGATTTCCTATCACGGGCGGCGCAAGCAGGCGGATGTCGCCTATCCTTATTTTCCCTCCGTGGCGGAACTTGCAAAAGCCGTCGACGTCCTGATCGCCATCATGCCCGGCGGCGCGGATACGAAACATCTGATCGGTGCTGCCGAATTCGAAGCGCTCGGACCGAACGGCATATTCATCAATGTCGCGCGCGGCTCGGTCGTCGATGAGACGGCGCTGATTGCGGCGCTGAAATCCGGAAAGATTCTTGCCGCGGGTCTCGACGTGTTCGAGAACGAGCCGAATGTTCCGGCCGAGCTTATCGCGCTGCCGAACACCGTGCTGCTGCCGCATGTCGCCTCGGCATCTGTATATACGCGCGATGAGATGGCGCAGCTTGCCGTCGACAATCTTCTCGCCTGGCTTGCCGGCAAGCCGCCGCTGACGCCCGTGCCGGAAACGCCCTCTCCGCGATAG
- a CDS encoding CidA/LrgA family protein: MIDQLRGLLLLTLLYLAGATLAERFEIGIPGAVMGLVICLLAMIVVPRLQELIRPGAMVMLTLVPLFLVPLLVRMVLTLDFTTAETWIIILAVAVSTVIGILAAGLAAKFALGGDDQ, translated from the coding sequence ATGATCGATCAGCTGCGCGGTCTTCTGCTCCTCACGCTCCTCTATCTCGCCGGCGCCACTCTCGCGGAACGGTTTGAGATCGGCATTCCCGGCGCTGTGATGGGGCTCGTGATCTGTCTTCTCGCCATGATCGTGGTGCCGCGCCTGCAGGAGCTGATCCGGCCGGGTGCGATGGTCATGCTGACGCTGGTGCCGCTCTTTCTCGTGCCGCTTCTGGTGCGCATGGTGCTGACGCTCGATTTCACGACGGCCGAGACCTGGATCATCATTCTGGCAGTCGCCGTCTCGACCGTGATCGGCATTCTCGCGGCCGGGCTTGCCGCAAAATTTGCGCTCGGCGGAGACGATCAATGA
- a CDS encoding TRAP transporter small permease subunit: MLSFSLLIDRVNTVIGQIFAWCIVGLTGVVTYEVIQRYVMNAPSRWGFDASYMLYGTLFMLAGAYALSRGSHVRGDFLYRYWPDTKQAKFDLVLYILFFFPGILALVWAGWDFAKLSWMLNETSSFSPDGLYVWPFKFLIPITGVMMFFQGISEVIRCMICLQTGRWPARIQDVRELEDEILAEVQEKGIDETLKDLEKKGIA; encoded by the coding sequence ATGCTTTCGTTTTCGCTGCTGATTGATCGCGTCAATACGGTGATCGGTCAGATTTTCGCCTGGTGCATTGTCGGCCTTACCGGCGTTGTCACCTATGAAGTCATCCAGCGCTATGTGATGAACGCGCCATCCCGCTGGGGGTTCGACGCGTCCTACATGCTCTATGGCACGCTGTTCATGCTGGCAGGCGCTTACGCTCTGTCGCGCGGTAGCCATGTCCGCGGCGATTTCCTCTACCGCTATTGGCCCGACACCAAGCAAGCGAAATTCGATCTCGTTCTCTACATCCTGTTTTTCTTCCCCGGCATTCTCGCGCTTGTCTGGGCCGGCTGGGACTTTGCGAAACTCTCCTGGATGCTGAACGAAACCTCGTCGTTCTCGCCGGACGGCCTTTATGTATGGCCCTTTAAATTCCTGATCCCCATCACCGGCGTCATGATGTTCTTCCAGGGGATTTCGGAAGTGATCCGCTGCATGATCTGCCTGCAAACCGGACGCTGGCCTGCCCGCATACAGGACGTGCGTGAACTCGAGGACGAGATTCTCGCCGAGGTCCAGGAGAAGGGCATCGACGAAACGCTTAAAGACCTCGAAAAGAAGGGTATCGCGTAA
- a CDS encoding GlcG/HbpS family heme-binding protein produces MTLSLHQAQTIVSGALEFADKNKMKPVSIIVLDARGVLKAAAAQDGTSLRRSDIATGKAHGSVALGMGSRALFKRAKEQAFFIAAATSAIGGSLVPVPGGVLIRDGAGAILGAVGISGCTSENDEAAAMAGIAKAGLVSDPGAD; encoded by the coding sequence GTGACCCTATCTCTCCATCAGGCGCAGACCATTGTGTCCGGCGCGCTCGAATTTGCCGACAAGAACAAGATGAAGCCGGTGTCGATCATCGTGCTCGATGCGCGCGGCGTTCTGAAAGCGGCGGCAGCGCAGGACGGCACAAGCCTTCGCCGCTCCGACATTGCGACGGGCAAGGCGCATGGCTCGGTCGCACTCGGCATGGGCTCGCGCGCTTTGTTCAAGCGCGCCAAGGAACAGGCCTTCTTCATCGCGGCGGCGACGTCGGCCATCGGCGGCAGCCTCGTGCCGGTGCCGGGCGGCGTTCTGATCCGCGACGGCGCGGGCGCCATTCTCGGCGCCGTCGGCATTTCCGGCTGCACCTCGGAAAACGACGAGGCGGCGGCCATGGCCGGGATCGCCAAAGCCGGGCTTGTCAGCGATCCCGGAGCGGATTGA
- a CDS encoding LrgB family protein, which yields MSLMLAALALSVTAYLLGVFVNRAAHESPLLHPVVVATFAAVAMLLALNLFGHPFAGTYLEENAILIEGLMLGITAFALPLIDNARRLIRDLLGIFAVTALAGIAIGGTSLLIAYAFGLPAEAIAAIGIRSVTNPMAAVIAAANGISVEIAMLSVFVTGMIGIVISEKLLSWIGVTDERRVGLMLGITCHTFGVVRALEISPLSAAYATVGMIVTGLLYAFSVPWILALLT from the coding sequence ATGAGTTTAATGCTGGCGGCATTGGCGCTCAGCGTCACAGCCTATCTCCTCGGCGTCTTCGTCAACCGCGCGGCGCATGAATCGCCGCTGCTGCATCCCGTCGTCGTCGCGACCTTCGCGGCGGTTGCGATGCTGCTGGCCCTCAATCTTTTCGGCCATCCTTTTGCCGGGACCTATCTTGAGGAGAACGCCATCCTCATCGAAGGCCTGATGCTCGGCATCACGGCCTTTGCGTTGCCGCTTATCGACAATGCGCGGCGTCTCATCCGTGATCTTCTCGGCATCTTCGCAGTGACCGCGCTTGCGGGCATCGCCATCGGCGGGACGAGCCTTTTGATCGCTTACGCGTTTGGGCTGCCCGCGGAGGCGATCGCGGCGATCGGCATCCGCAGCGTCACCAATCCGATGGCCGCAGTCATCGCCGCCGCCAATGGTATCTCGGTGGAGATCGCCATGCTGAGCGTCTTCGTCACCGGCATGATCGGCATTGTCATCAGTGAAAAATTGCTGTCGTGGATCGGCGTCACCGACGAACGCCGCGTCGGCCTGATGCTCGGCATCACCTGCCATACTTTCGGTGTCGTGCGGGCTCTGGAAATCAGTCCGCTGTCCGCCGCCTATGCCACGGTCGGCATGATCGTGACGGGTCTGCTTTATGCCTTCTCGGTGCCGTGGATTTTGGCGCTTCTCACCTAA
- the glcF gene encoding glycolate oxidase subunit GlcF, which produces MQTHFSAEQLAVPEIAESERIIRKCVHCGFCLATCPTYLELGSELDSPRGRIYLIKDMLESGRPAGAETALHIDRCLSCLSCATTCPSGVDYMHLIDRARVHVENTYRRPFGDRAIRALLAAVLPYPARFRAALFAARLVRPLAPLLDSFGGPFRKLAAMLKLASPQQRGATPSSPDIAVPRRGRVALLKGCAQSVLDPGINQAAESLLARFGIDVIKPEGEGCCGSLVHHMGREDEARGFARKNIDAWTREIDTGLDAILITTSGCGTLIKDYGHLLADDAEYAAKAALVGSRTLDVSEYLAKLDLPAASKAGIDVAYHAACSLQHGQKVTLEPRALLERAGFTLREIPEGHICCGSAGTYNILHPDIAGSLRDRKLKNIATTHASVIATGNIGCMTQLRSGTATPVVHLVELLDWAYGGAKPEALNRTDMRRTP; this is translated from the coding sequence ATGCAGACGCATTTTTCCGCAGAGCAGCTCGCGGTTCCCGAAATCGCCGAGTCCGAGCGCATTATCCGCAAATGCGTGCATTGCGGATTCTGTCTCGCCACCTGCCCGACCTATCTCGAACTCGGCAGTGAACTCGACAGCCCGCGCGGCCGCATCTACCTCATCAAGGACATGCTTGAAAGCGGACGGCCGGCAGGCGCCGAAACCGCGCTGCATATCGATCGTTGCCTGTCCTGCCTGTCCTGCGCCACGACCTGCCCTTCGGGCGTCGATTACATGCACCTGATCGACCGCGCGCGCGTGCATGTCGAGAACACCTATCGGCGCCCCTTCGGCGACCGCGCGATCCGCGCGCTTCTCGCCGCGGTCCTGCCTTATCCGGCCCGTTTCCGCGCGGCGCTTTTTGCGGCGCGCCTCGTCCGGCCTCTTGCGCCGCTGCTCGACAGTTTCGGCGGCCCGTTCCGCAAACTCGCCGCGATGCTGAAGCTGGCGTCACCGCAGCAGCGCGGTGCAACGCCCTCATCGCCGGACATTGCCGTGCCGCGGCGCGGCCGCGTGGCGCTGCTGAAAGGCTGTGCGCAATCGGTGCTCGATCCCGGCATCAACCAGGCGGCCGAGAGCCTCCTCGCACGTTTCGGAATTGACGTGATAAAGCCTGAAGGAGAAGGCTGCTGCGGCTCACTCGTCCATCATATGGGCCGTGAAGACGAGGCGCGCGGCTTTGCGCGCAAGAATATCGATGCCTGGACGCGCGAGATCGACACCGGGCTCGACGCTATCCTGATCACGACTTCGGGCTGCGGCACGCTCATCAAGGATTACGGCCATCTGCTCGCGGACGACGCCGAATACGCCGCAAAGGCCGCGCTCGTCGGCAGCCGCACGCTCGATGTCTCGGAGTATCTGGCCAAGCTCGATCTGCCGGCAGCCAGCAAAGCCGGGATAGATGTTGCCTATCACGCCGCCTGCTCGCTGCAGCACGGACAGAAGGTGACGCTCGAACCGCGCGCTTTGCTGGAACGCGCGGGCTTTACCTTGCGCGAGATTCCGGAAGGTCATATCTGCTGCGGCTCGGCGGGAACCTATAATATTCTTCACCCCGACATCGCCGGATCTTTGCGCGACCGGAAACTCAAGAATATCGCGACGACGCATGCATCGGTCATCGCGACGGGCAATATCGGCTGCATGACGCAGCTTCGCTCCGGCACCGCAACGCCGGTCGTGCATCTTGTCGAACTTCTCGACTGGGCGTATGGCGGCGCAAAGCCTGAGGCTTTGAACCGAACCGATATGAGGAGAACGCCGTGA
- the glcE gene encoding glycolate oxidase subunit GlcE translates to MLGFANPLTPRDAKDVLSAVRDAVDTRRPLEVFGHGTKRRVGRAVAARQMLDLSKLAGVIFYDPEEIVLSVHAGTPLAEIDALLGAKNQELAFEPMDYGPLFGAPRDGGTIGGALAANIAGPRRIKSGAARDHVLGVNAVSGRGEAFKSGGRVVKNVTGYDLSKGMAGSWGTLAVLTDVTFKVLPRAETSSTFAIFGLDDRAAIDVLCRAMGSSAEVSGAVHLPARLAPSFTQLSSYGFACTLLRLEGFRPSVLYRAQRLAELVGKGRESIRIDDTDSADLWRAIRDVEPFADREDPLWRISCAPSRAPDIVRALSSTLRFRHYYDWSGGLVWLELGETPQDCGASKIRKAIRENGGGHATLIRAPEPAPEIAHFHPQSDALAALSSRLKQSFDPLGILNPGRMG, encoded by the coding sequence ATGCTCGGCTTCGCAAACCCCCTCACCCCGCGCGATGCCAAAGACGTTCTTTCCGCCGTGCGGGATGCCGTCGACACCAGACGGCCGCTCGAGGTTTTCGGTCACGGCACCAAACGCCGCGTCGGCCGCGCGGTCGCGGCGCGCCAGATGCTCGATCTGTCCAAATTGGCCGGCGTCATCTTCTACGACCCGGAAGAGATCGTCCTCTCGGTTCATGCGGGAACGCCGCTCGCCGAGATCGACGCGCTGCTGGGCGCGAAGAACCAGGAGCTTGCCTTCGAGCCCATGGATTACGGCCCTCTGTTCGGCGCACCGCGCGACGGCGGCACGATCGGCGGCGCACTTGCCGCAAATATCGCCGGGCCGCGGCGCATTAAATCCGGCGCGGCGCGCGATCATGTACTCGGCGTCAACGCCGTCTCGGGGCGCGGCGAGGCATTCAAATCCGGCGGCCGTGTCGTGAAGAACGTCACCGGCTACGATCTCTCCAAAGGCATGGCGGGCTCCTGGGGCACGCTTGCGGTGCTGACCGATGTGACATTCAAAGTCCTGCCGCGCGCCGAAACATCGTCCACCTTCGCGATCTTCGGTCTCGACGACCGCGCGGCGATCGACGTTCTGTGCCGGGCCATGGGCTCCTCGGCCGAGGTTTCGGGCGCCGTGCATCTTCCGGCGAGGCTCGCGCCAAGTTTTACGCAACTCTCATCCTATGGCTTTGCCTGCACGCTGCTGCGGCTCGAAGGATTTCGTCCGTCCGTTCTTTATCGCGCCCAGCGCCTCGCGGAGCTTGTCGGCAAAGGCCGCGAAAGTATCCGCATCGACGATACGGATTCGGCCGACCTCTGGCGCGCCATCCGCGATGTAGAACCTTTTGCCGATCGCGAAGACCCGCTCTGGCGCATCAGCTGCGCGCCCTCGCGCGCACCGGACATCGTCCGTGCACTGTCGTCCACTTTGCGCTTCCGCCACTATTACGATTGGTCCGGCGGACTTGTCTGGCTGGAGCTCGGCGAGACGCCGCAAGATTGCGGCGCTTCGAAAATCCGCAAGGCCATCCGCGAAAATGGCGGCGGCCACGCGACACTCATCCGCGCGCCGGAGCCCGCGCCCGAGATCGCGCATTTTCATCCGCAGAGCGATGCGCTTGCCGCTCTGTCGTCGCGTCTGAAACAGAGCTTCGATCCGCTCGGCATTCTCAATCCGGGGCGCATGGGCTGA